A window of the Azospirillum formosense genome harbors these coding sequences:
- a CDS encoding DUF2076 domain-containing protein, with amino-acid sequence MTPEERTLLSDLFTHLREVENQPRDPEAERFIQQMIQGQPAAAYYMAQSVLVQQQALTAAQQRIEDLERQVREAQSRAQQTQPQPSGGSFLSNALGLGRSPWAGGGNRPAEQRPAPMPPSPQGPAYNPLQSPMQSPSAPSAPSAPSRSPWGAAPQAGGQPGYGQPSYPPQPGYAPQPGFGPQGYAPRGGGFLSGAAQTAAGVAGGMLAASAISSMLSHSPGPFGEAAAAAGQTASHGETIINNYYGDSADQASDQGFPPEDNNLQNVDYQTDDSSFDDGGGDSGGDDSWI; translated from the coding sequence ATGACGCCCGAGGAACGCACCCTCCTTTCTGATCTGTTCACGCACCTGCGCGAGGTGGAGAACCAGCCCCGCGATCCGGAGGCGGAACGCTTCATTCAGCAGATGATCCAGGGCCAGCCCGCCGCCGCCTATTACATGGCGCAGTCGGTCCTGGTGCAGCAGCAGGCGCTGACCGCCGCCCAGCAGCGCATCGAGGATCTGGAGCGGCAGGTGAGGGAGGCGCAGTCCCGCGCCCAGCAGACCCAGCCGCAGCCGTCCGGCGGCAGCTTCCTGTCCAACGCCCTGGGGTTGGGGCGCAGCCCGTGGGCCGGCGGGGGCAACCGTCCGGCGGAACAGCGGCCCGCTCCGATGCCGCCGTCGCCCCAGGGGCCGGCCTACAACCCGCTGCAATCGCCGATGCAATCCCCCTCGGCCCCCTCGGCCCCCTCGGCCCCCTCGCGCAGCCCGTGGGGCGCCGCTCCGCAAGCCGGCGGGCAACCGGGTTACGGCCAGCCCTCCTATCCGCCCCAGCCCGGTTACGCCCCTCAGCCCGGGTTCGGGCCGCAGGGCTATGCGCCGCGCGGCGGCGGGTTCCTGAGCGGTGCCGCCCAGACCGCGGCGGGCGTGGCCGGCGGCATGCTGGCGGCCAGCGCCATCTCCTCCATGCTCAGCCATTCGCCGGGACCGTTCGGCGAGGCCGCCGCCGCGGCCGGGCAGACGGCCAGCCATGGCGAGACGATCATCAACAATTACTACGGCGACTCCGCGGATCAGGCTTCCGACCAGGGCTTCCCGCCGGAGGACAACAACCTTCAGAACGTCGATTACCAGACCGACGATTCCTCGTTCGACGACGGTGGTGGCGACTCCGGCGGCGACGACAGCTGGATCTGA
- a CDS encoding MarR family transcriptional regulator has translation MTTLVQPQPTEDAERTDAERKASATQMYHEVARIIERMHRRFLDVLRIELSRIGIDDISPVQVMMLLNISNGEISVRDLIERGYYLGSNASYNLKQLVDSGYVDRSASPRDKRAARLKLSARGLELCERLRHMASVHSDGLIRTDGDSQDFEVTYRTLRRLERKWTDVIRSDETEIL, from the coding sequence ATGACGACGCTCGTTCAGCCCCAGCCGACCGAAGACGCCGAGCGCACCGACGCTGAGCGCAAGGCCTCCGCCACCCAGATGTACCACGAGGTGGCGCGGATCATCGAACGGATGCACCGCCGGTTCCTCGACGTTCTGCGAATCGAGCTGTCCCGCATCGGCATCGACGACATCAGCCCGGTGCAGGTGATGATGCTGCTGAACATCTCCAACGGCGAGATCAGCGTGCGGGACCTGATCGAGCGCGGCTACTACCTCGGGTCAAACGCCTCCTACAACCTGAAACAGCTGGTGGACAGCGGTTATGTGGACCGCTCCGCCTCGCCGCGCGACAAGCGTGCCGCCCGGCTGAAGCTGTCGGCGCGGGGGCTGGAACTGTGCGAGCGGCTGCGCCACATGGCGTCGGTCCATTCCGACGGGCTGATCCGCACCGATGGCGACAGCCAGGACTTCGAAGTCACCTACCGCACGCTGCGCCGTCTGGAGCGCAAATGGACGGATGTCATCCGCTCCGACGAAACGGAAATCCTCTGA
- a CDS encoding nitrogenase accessory factor: MRFAVGTQDYRSIATHGGRIRRFLVFEAEAGGDPVEVERIELAENEVLHLAGDGRPHPIDAVRVVITGSSGEGFINHMKRRGIEPVTTLESDPVQAIRDWFAGTVKTAPPPQHPHEHHDHGPGGAPQECHGTPA, from the coding sequence ATGAGGTTCGCCGTCGGCACGCAGGATTACCGCAGCATCGCCACCCATGGCGGCCGCATCCGCCGCTTCCTGGTCTTCGAGGCGGAGGCGGGCGGCGACCCTGTCGAGGTCGAGCGGATCGAGCTGGCCGAGAACGAGGTTCTCCACCTTGCCGGTGACGGGCGCCCACACCCCATCGACGCGGTGCGGGTGGTCATCACCGGCTCCTCCGGCGAGGGGTTCATCAACCACATGAAGCGCCGCGGCATCGAACCGGTGACCACGCTGGAGAGCGATCCGGTGCAGGCGATCCGCGACTGGTTCGCGGGGACCGTCAAGACGGCGCCGCCGCCCCAGCACCCCCACGAGCATCACGACCACGGCCCCGGGGGCGCCCCGCAGGAATGCCACGGGACGCCGGCCTAG
- a CDS encoding histidine kinase dimerization/phosphoacceptor domain -containing protein: MPNPLRSQPVALPADRPATGSGAPEDPIAERIRELEAELRELQHRAKNSLQLVISLLKLQTGRIRDPDARAAYEQTLVRIEALAILYRQLHESGTGTHVNLGRYIESLADAVKHGTPGGLANVPIEVKSDPIQIGLYEAMPLGLITAELITNSLHHAYPEQGWIRVSVTQEQNGRARLIVEDNGRALPAGFDTTAEDGLMLAEALAAQLGDTLNTESDAAGTTASVSFPV, encoded by the coding sequence ATGCCCAATCCCCTCCGGTCCCAGCCGGTCGCCCTGCCTGCTGATCGCCCCGCCACCGGTTCGGGAGCGCCGGAGGACCCAATCGCGGAACGCATCCGCGAATTGGAGGCCGAACTGCGCGAGCTTCAGCACCGGGCCAAGAACAGCCTTCAGCTCGTCATCAGCCTGCTGAAGCTCCAGACGGGCCGCATCCGCGACCCCGACGCCCGCGCCGCCTACGAGCAGACTCTGGTGCGCATCGAAGCGCTGGCCATCCTCTACCGCCAGCTCCACGAGTCGGGCACCGGCACCCATGTGAATTTGGGCCGCTACATCGAATCGCTCGCCGACGCGGTGAAGCACGGGACGCCCGGCGGCCTCGCCAACGTGCCGATCGAGGTGAAGAGCGATCCCATCCAGATCGGCCTTTACGAGGCCATGCCGCTGGGCCTGATCACCGCGGAGCTGATCACCAACAGCCTGCACCACGCCTATCCCGAACAGGGCTGGATCCGCGTGTCGGTGACTCAGGAGCAGAACGGCCGCGCCCGCCTGATCGTCGAGGACAACGGGCGCGCCCTGCCCGCCGGCTTCGACACGACGGCGGAGGACGGGCTGATGCTGGCCGAGGCGCTGGCCGCCCAGCTCGGTGACACGCTCAACACCGAAAGCGACGCCGCCGGCACGACCGCCAGCGTGTCCTTTCCCGTCTGA
- a CDS encoding esterase-like activity of phytase family protein produces MRLRTLVIPFCALLAVAGGCAAVAGNGGPLESSVPVALDPDRPTLSEVGALRFRGGLRLPGGAGVGGLSGLWVSDSGDRFVAISDLGKSVTGRLSYDAQGRLAGAGSYDVRPLVLDKNPDYRGRLNDSEDLARLPDGGWLVPFERNHRILRYEGATRPEGTPRKLPTPPGLDTAPSNGGVEALAVLADGRILAIEEGDDNGVRERHAWIAPPDLKRRGDWEPLTYRAAPRFRPTAAAALPDGGVLVLERRVSLLGGWAARIVHVPAESLRGGATMDGVELARLEPPLPTDNFEGLSVRPGPDGDLLVYVVSDDNRSPLQRTYIMMFQLPANALKPSVAGR; encoded by the coding sequence ATGCGTTTGAGAACCCTGGTGATTCCTTTCTGCGCCCTGCTGGCGGTGGCCGGCGGATGCGCCGCGGTGGCCGGCAACGGCGGACCGCTCGAGTCGTCTGTTCCTGTCGCGTTGGACCCGGACCGCCCCACTCTGTCGGAGGTCGGCGCCCTGCGCTTTCGCGGTGGCCTCCGTCTGCCCGGCGGGGCGGGGGTCGGGGGCTTGTCCGGTCTGTGGGTCAGCGACTCGGGCGACCGGTTCGTTGCCATCTCCGACCTCGGCAAGAGCGTCACCGGTCGGCTGTCCTACGACGCCCAGGGGCGTCTGGCCGGCGCCGGATCGTATGATGTCCGCCCGCTGGTCCTCGATAAGAACCCGGACTACCGCGGCCGGCTCAATGATTCGGAGGACCTCGCCCGCCTGCCGGACGGTGGCTGGCTTGTGCCGTTCGAGCGCAACCACCGCATCCTCCGTTACGAGGGCGCCACCCGGCCCGAGGGAACGCCGCGCAAGCTTCCGACCCCTCCGGGCCTGGACACGGCCCCGTCGAACGGCGGGGTGGAGGCTTTGGCGGTGCTGGCGGACGGCCGCATCCTGGCCATTGAGGAAGGGGACGACAACGGCGTCCGGGAGCGCCACGCCTGGATTGCTCCTCCCGACCTGAAACGGCGCGGGGACTGGGAACCGCTGACCTACCGCGCGGCGCCGCGCTTCCGCCCCACGGCGGCGGCGGCCCTGCCGGACGGCGGGGTTCTGGTGCTGGAACGGCGGGTGTCCCTGCTGGGCGGATGGGCGGCGCGCATCGTCCATGTGCCGGCGGAGTCGCTGCGCGGCGGCGCGACGATGGATGGGGTGGAGCTGGCGCGTTTGGAGCCGCCTCTGCCGACCGACAATTTCGAGGGGCTGTCGGTGCGGCCCGGGCCGGACGGCGACTTGCTGGTCTACGTCGTTTCCGACGACAACCGGAGCCCGCTCCAGCGGACCTACATAATGATGTTCCAGCTTCCGGCCAACGCCCTCAAGCCCAGCGTGGCGGGGCGCTGA
- a CDS encoding NYN domain-containing protein gives MFIDGANLYAAARSLGFDIDYKRLRDGFASEGRLVRAFYYTALVEDQEYSPIRPLVDWLDYNGYTMVTKPTKEFTDASGRRKIKGNMDIELAIDVMEMAERVDHILLFSGDGDFRRLVEAVQRKGVRVSVISTVRSQPPMVADELRRQADNFIELQDLAPSIARVHHHREPMGGPAAPGAPEMPGQGGPYANF, from the coding sequence ATGTTCATCGACGGCGCTAATTTGTACGCGGCTGCCCGGTCCCTGGGCTTTGATATCGACTATAAGCGCCTGCGCGACGGCTTCGCCTCGGAAGGGCGACTGGTGCGTGCCTTCTATTACACGGCCCTGGTGGAGGATCAGGAATATTCGCCGATCCGGCCGTTGGTCGATTGGCTGGATTACAACGGCTACACCATGGTGACCAAGCCGACCAAGGAGTTCACCGACGCCTCGGGCCGCCGCAAGATCAAGGGCAACATGGACATAGAGCTGGCCATCGACGTCATGGAGATGGCCGAGCGCGTCGATCACATCCTGCTGTTCTCCGGCGACGGCGATTTCCGCCGGCTGGTCGAGGCGGTGCAGCGCAAGGGCGTGCGGGTCAGCGTCATCAGCACCGTGCGCTCCCAGCCGCCGATGGTCGCCGACGAGCTGCGCCGTCAGGCCGACAACTTCATCGAGCTTCAGGACCTCGCCCCGAGCATCGCCCGCGTCCATCACCACCGCGAGCCGATGGGAGGGCCAGCCGCTCCGGGCGCTCCGGAGATGCCCGGCCAGGGCGGCCCCTACGCCAATTTCTGA
- the rpoZ gene encoding DNA-directed RNA polymerase subunit omega: protein MARVTVEDCVLKVPNRFELVMMAAQRAREIASGAPLSIDRDNDKNPVVALREIADETVMLEHLKNALIKGHQKHVEPDEPEEEIVELMAGEHDWAARGDTSLEDEDGMSEAEEVGEGDDLLSDMESDPAAAFGMTEDDVVGRDADGDL from the coding sequence ATGGCCCGCGTTACCGTCGAAGATTGCGTCCTCAAGGTTCCGAACCGGTTTGAGCTGGTCATGATGGCGGCCCAGCGCGCGCGTGAGATCGCGTCCGGCGCCCCGCTGTCGATCGACCGCGACAACGACAAGAACCCGGTCGTTGCCCTGCGCGAGATCGCCGATGAGACGGTGATGCTGGAGCATCTGAAGAACGCCCTGATCAAGGGCCACCAGAAGCACGTCGAGCCGGACGAGCCCGAGGAGGAGATCGTCGAGCTGATGGCCGGCGAGCACGACTGGGCCGCCCGCGGCGACACGTCGCTGGAGGACGAGGACGGGATGAGCGAGGCGGAGGAGGTCGGCGAAGGCGACGACCTGCTGTCCGACATGGAGAGCGATCCGGCGGCGGCCTTCGGCATGACCGAGGACGACGTCGTCGGCCGCGATGCGGACGGGGATCTCTGA
- a CDS encoding bifunctional (p)ppGpp synthetase/guanosine-3',5'-bis(diphosphate) 3'-pyrophosphohydrolase, whose amino-acid sequence MIRQYELVERVKAYDPSADEELLNRAYVFSMKAHGSQTRASGDPYFLHPLEVAGILTQLKLDAGTIATALLHDTVEDTVATLEDIEKHFGKEIARLVDGVTKLSRLELHSEQAKQAENFRKLVLAMSEDIRVLLVKLADRLHNMRTLFHLKNPDKRKRIARETIEIYAPLAERIGMHQVKDELEDLSFAELNPDARDSILAQLSRLRTEGENRVQRIIQELRGTLAEEGLPNAGVTGREKTAYSIWRKLQRKNVSFEQLSDIMAFRIMVDTVPECYQALGVIHAHYPVVPGRFKDYISTPKPNGYRSLHTGVIGPERNRIEVQIRTSDMHEICELGVAAHWAYKQGEQRTQQGREYRWLRELLDILEHAQKPEEFLEHTKLELFQDQVFCFTPKGDLIALPRGATPVDFAYAVHSEVGDHCVGAKINGRMLPLRTQLQNGDQVDIITSKAQTPVPGWERFVVTGKARARIRKFLRTQQRTQYIELGRAILQRQFKSEGYEFSEKALEGVIKIFQQPSADDLLASVGSGLHSGREVFHAVFPGHKPHVATPKEGDDKNAITVPKPKPKVKGHNAPLPIRGLIPGMAVHYARCCHPLPGDRIVGIVTTGKGVTIHTIDCETLESFHESPERWIDVAWDIGPDSPEEHVGRISLVVNNEPGSLGTLSTVIGKNGGNITNLKITSRNTDFFELLIDIDVKDAKHLTNIMAALRATPAINAVERARGR is encoded by the coding sequence ATGATCCGGCAATATGAGCTTGTCGAACGCGTCAAGGCGTACGACCCCTCGGCGGACGAGGAGCTGCTCAACCGCGCCTACGTCTTCTCCATGAAGGCGCACGGCTCCCAGACCCGCGCCTCGGGCGATCCCTATTTCCTCCACCCGTTGGAGGTCGCCGGCATCCTCACCCAGCTCAAGCTGGACGCCGGGACCATCGCGACGGCGCTGCTGCACGACACGGTCGAAGACACGGTCGCCACGCTGGAGGACATCGAAAAGCACTTCGGCAAGGAGATCGCCCGTCTGGTCGACGGCGTGACCAAGCTGTCGCGCCTGGAACTGCACAGCGAGCAGGCCAAGCAGGCCGAGAATTTCCGTAAGCTGGTGCTGGCCATGTCGGAGGACATCCGTGTCCTCCTGGTGAAGCTCGCCGACCGCCTGCACAACATGCGCACGCTGTTCCACCTGAAGAATCCGGACAAGCGCAAGCGCATCGCGCGCGAAACGATCGAGATCTACGCGCCGCTCGCCGAGCGCATCGGCATGCACCAGGTCAAGGACGAGCTGGAGGATCTCTCCTTCGCGGAGCTGAACCCCGACGCCCGCGACAGCATCCTGGCCCAGCTCTCCCGCCTGCGCACCGAGGGCGAGAACCGCGTCCAGCGGATCATCCAGGAACTCCGCGGCACGCTGGCGGAGGAGGGGCTGCCCAACGCCGGGGTCACCGGGCGCGAGAAGACCGCCTATTCGATCTGGCGCAAGCTGCAGCGCAAGAACGTCAGCTTCGAGCAGCTGTCGGACATCATGGCCTTCCGGATCATGGTGGACACGGTGCCGGAATGCTACCAGGCGCTGGGCGTCATCCACGCCCATTACCCGGTCGTTCCCGGCCGCTTCAAGGACTACATCTCCACGCCCAAGCCCAACGGCTACCGCTCGCTCCACACCGGGGTGATCGGTCCGGAGCGCAACCGGATCGAGGTGCAGATCCGCACCAGCGACATGCACGAGATCTGCGAACTCGGCGTCGCCGCCCACTGGGCCTACAAGCAGGGCGAACAACGCACCCAGCAGGGGCGCGAGTACCGCTGGCTGCGCGAGCTTCTCGACATCCTGGAGCACGCCCAGAAGCCCGAGGAGTTCCTGGAGCACACCAAACTGGAGCTGTTCCAGGACCAGGTCTTCTGCTTCACGCCGAAGGGCGATCTGATCGCGCTGCCGCGCGGGGCGACCCCGGTGGACTTCGCCTACGCCGTCCACTCGGAGGTCGGCGACCACTGCGTCGGTGCCAAGATCAACGGGCGGATGCTGCCGCTGCGCACGCAGCTGCAGAACGGCGATCAGGTCGACATCATCACGTCCAAGGCCCAGACCCCGGTTCCGGGCTGGGAACGCTTCGTCGTCACCGGCAAGGCGCGGGCGCGCATCCGCAAGTTCCTGCGCACCCAGCAGCGCACCCAGTACATCGAGCTGGGCCGCGCCATCCTGCAGCGCCAGTTCAAGTCGGAAGGCTACGAGTTCTCGGAAAAGGCGCTGGAAGGCGTCATCAAGATCTTCCAGCAGCCGAGCGCCGACGACCTGCTGGCCAGCGTCGGGTCGGGTCTGCATTCGGGCCGCGAGGTCTTCCACGCCGTTTTCCCCGGCCACAAGCCGCATGTGGCGACGCCGAAGGAAGGCGACGACAAGAACGCCATCACGGTGCCGAAGCCCAAGCCGAAGGTGAAGGGCCACAACGCGCCGCTGCCGATCCGCGGACTGATCCCCGGCATGGCGGTCCATTACGCACGCTGCTGCCACCCACTGCCGGGCGACCGCATCGTCGGCATCGTGACCACCGGCAAGGGCGTGACCATCCACACCATCGACTGCGAGACGCTGGAAAGCTTCCACGAGTCGCCGGAGCGCTGGATCGACGTCGCCTGGGACATCGGGCCGGACAGCCCCGAGGAGCATGTCGGGCGCATCTCGCTGGTGGTCAACAACGAGCCGGGCTCTCTCGGCACGCTGTCCACGGTCATCGGCAAGAACGGCGGCAACATCACGAACCTGAAGATCACCAGCCGAAACACCGACTTCTTCGAGCTGCTGATCGACATCGACGTGAAGGACGCCAAGCATCTGACCAACATCATGGCGGCGCTGCGCGCCACCCCCGCCATCAACGCGGTGGAGCGGGCCCGCGGGCGGTGA
- a CDS encoding HIT family protein, translated as MSSPTIFSRLIAGELPCAVVYEDAETFAFMDAGQVNPGHVLVALKRPAPTILDVTEDEAAALFRTVHKVARAVQAAFSPEGITILQTNKPAGWQTVPHIHVHVVPRYGNDGADLVWPRHDPPIEELKALAARIAAHHVVE; from the coding sequence ATGTCCAGCCCGACCATCTTCAGCCGCCTGATCGCCGGGGAGCTGCCCTGCGCCGTGGTGTACGAGGATGCGGAGACCTTCGCCTTCATGGACGCCGGGCAGGTCAATCCCGGCCATGTGCTGGTGGCGCTGAAGCGCCCGGCCCCGACCATCCTGGACGTGACGGAGGACGAGGCGGCGGCTCTGTTCCGCACCGTCCACAAGGTCGCCCGCGCCGTCCAAGCGGCCTTTTCGCCGGAGGGGATCACGATTCTCCAGACGAACAAGCCGGCGGGCTGGCAGACGGTGCCGCACATCCATGTGCATGTGGTGCCGCGCTACGGGAACGACGGCGCCGATCTGGTCTGGCCGCGCCACGACCCGCCCATCGAGGAGTTGAAGGCGCTCGCCGCGCGGATCGCCGCGCATCACGTCGTCGAATGA
- a CDS encoding pyridoxine 5'-phosphate synthase has product MPRPLRLGVNIDHVATVRNARGGRHPDPVRAAKLAAEAGADGITAHLREDRRHIVDSDIERLMAEIRLPLNLEMAATDEMLAIALRHKPHACCLVPEKRTEVTTEGGLDVAGQMDNLKRFVGELGAAGIRVSLFIDPEPAQLDAAKALGAPVVELHTGAYCDAPAGERRAAELERIVRAAAHAEAIGLECHAGHGLSYETVGAVAAIPTIVELNIGHFLIGEAIFVGLGNTLQRMRAVMKDARAAAGGVS; this is encoded by the coding sequence ATGCCCCGCCCTCTGCGCCTCGGCGTGAACATCGACCATGTGGCGACCGTCCGCAACGCGCGGGGCGGGCGTCACCCCGATCCCGTGCGCGCGGCGAAGCTCGCCGCCGAGGCCGGGGCCGACGGCATCACCGCCCATCTGCGCGAGGACCGCCGGCATATCGTCGATTCCGACATCGAGCGGCTGATGGCGGAGATCCGGCTGCCGCTGAACCTGGAGATGGCGGCGACCGACGAGATGCTCGCCATCGCGCTGCGCCACAAACCGCACGCCTGCTGCCTCGTCCCGGAGAAGCGCACCGAGGTCACCACCGAAGGCGGGCTGGACGTCGCCGGGCAGATGGACAACCTCAAGCGCTTCGTCGGCGAACTCGGCGCCGCGGGCATCCGCGTCTCGCTGTTCATCGACCCGGAGCCGGCGCAGCTCGACGCGGCGAAGGCGCTGGGCGCGCCGGTGGTGGAGTTGCACACCGGCGCCTATTGCGACGCGCCCGCCGGGGAGCGGCGCGCGGCGGAGCTGGAGCGCATCGTCCGGGCGGCGGCCCACGCCGAGGCCATCGGGCTGGAGTGCCACGCCGGCCACGGGCTGAGCTACGAGACGGTCGGCGCGGTCGCCGCCATCCCGACCATCGTGGAGCTGAACATCGGTCATTTCCTGATCGGCGAGGCGATCTTCGTCGGGCTGGGCAACACGCTCCAGCGCATGCGCGCCGTCATGAAGGACGCCCGTGCGGCGGCTGGAGGCGTCTCATGA
- the acpS gene encoding holo-ACP synthase, whose amino-acid sequence MILGIGNDLIDIRRIEQSLDRFGDRFIARIFTDVERAKSERRAGAAGKHSARAATYAKRFAAKEACSKALGTGFRDGVFWRDMGVVNLPSGQPTMRLTGGALERLQAITPPGMQARIHVTLTDEYPMAEAFVIISAEPADTSITTSTAPSA is encoded by the coding sequence ATGATCCTGGGCATCGGGAACGACCTGATCGACATCCGCCGGATCGAGCAGTCGCTGGACCGCTTCGGCGACCGCTTCATCGCCCGCATCTTCACCGACGTGGAGCGCGCCAAGTCCGAGCGCCGCGCCGGTGCCGCCGGCAAGCACAGCGCGCGGGCCGCGACCTACGCCAAGCGCTTCGCGGCCAAGGAGGCCTGTTCCAAGGCGCTGGGCACCGGTTTCCGCGACGGCGTGTTCTGGCGCGACATGGGGGTGGTGAACCTGCCCTCCGGCCAGCCGACCATGCGCCTGACCGGCGGGGCGCTGGAGCGTCTGCAGGCGATCACCCCGCCGGGCATGCAGGCGCGCATCCACGTGACGCTGACCGACGAGTACCCGATGGCCGAGGCCTTCGTCATCATCAGCGCCGAACCGGCCGATACTTCCATCACCACCTCCACGGCACCCTCCGCATGA
- the lepB gene encoding signal peptidase I, whose translation MTMNRETALTGKSKETGGFAETVKTVFYAVIIAFGVRTFAFEPFNIPSGSMIPTLLIGDYLFVSKFSYGYSKYTVGFGLPLFEGRILGHAPERGDVAVFKLPRDNKTDYIKRVIGLPGDTVQVTGGVLHINGQPVKRERIEDYVSRDALGREVRIAQYVETLPGGRSHRIIEESDNGPLDNTPAFKVPANHLFMMGDNRDNSLDSRVPSQVGYVPMENLVGRAEFLFFSLEDGTRFFEVWRWPADLRFSRLFNAVK comes from the coding sequence ATGACCATGAACAGAGAGACCGCCTTGACCGGCAAATCCAAAGAGACAGGCGGCTTTGCCGAGACGGTGAAGACGGTCTTCTACGCGGTCATCATCGCCTTCGGCGTGCGGACCTTCGCCTTCGAGCCCTTCAACATCCCGTCCGGGTCGATGATCCCGACGCTGCTGATCGGCGACTACCTGTTCGTGTCCAAGTTCTCCTATGGATACAGCAAGTACACGGTCGGCTTCGGGCTGCCCCTGTTCGAGGGCCGCATCCTGGGCCACGCGCCGGAGCGCGGCGACGTCGCCGTGTTCAAGCTGCCGCGCGACAACAAGACCGACTACATCAAGCGCGTCATCGGTCTGCCCGGCGACACCGTCCAGGTGACCGGCGGCGTCCTGCACATCAACGGCCAGCCTGTGAAGCGCGAGCGGATCGAGGACTATGTGTCCCGCGACGCGCTGGGCCGCGAGGTCCGCATCGCGCAGTATGTCGAGACCCTGCCGGGTGGGCGCAGCCATCGCATCATCGAGGAGTCGGACAACGGTCCGCTCGACAACACCCCGGCCTTCAAGGTGCCGGCGAACCACCTGTTCATGATGGGCGACAACCGCGACAACTCGCTGGACAGCCGCGTCCCGTCGCAGGTGGGGTATGTCCCGATGGAGAATCTGGTCGGGCGCGCCGAATTCCTGTTCTTCTCGCTGGAGGACGGGACGCGCTTCTTCGAGGTGTGGCGCTGGCCGGCGGACCTGCGGTTCAGCCGCCTGTTCAACGCTGTGAAGTGA
- the rnc gene encoding ribonuclease III, with protein MASDADVSADSADLAELAAAIGHRFADPQRLADAVTHPSLMGLERNAHGGRPEQGPGLAYERLEFLGDRVLGLVIAEWLLERFPGEREGALAKRHVSLVRREALSRVADALQLGRYLRLSPSEAQGGGRSNRTILADACEAVIGALYLDGGMDKARDFIRSAWADQIDRADPPPLDSKTALQEWAQGHKRPIPTYELIEQSGPAHEPVFRIAVRLKGMEPVTATGPSKRVAERKAASALLRQLGVQVDD; from the coding sequence ATGGCGTCCGACGCGGACGTGAGCGCCGATTCCGCCGACCTTGCGGAGCTGGCCGCGGCCATCGGCCATCGCTTCGCCGACCCGCAGCGGTTGGCCGACGCGGTCACCCATCCCAGCCTGATGGGGCTGGAGCGCAACGCCCACGGCGGACGGCCCGAGCAGGGACCCGGCCTGGCCTACGAGCGGCTGGAGTTCCTGGGCGACCGGGTGCTCGGCCTCGTCATCGCGGAATGGCTGCTCGAACGCTTCCCCGGCGAACGCGAGGGCGCGCTCGCCAAGCGGCACGTTTCGCTGGTCCGGCGGGAAGCGCTCAGCCGCGTCGCCGACGCGCTGCAGCTCGGGCGCTACCTGCGCCTGTCGCCGTCGGAAGCGCAGGGCGGCGGGCGGAGCAACCGCACCATCCTGGCCGACGCCTGCGAGGCGGTGATCGGGGCGCTCTATCTGGACGGCGGCATGGACAAGGCGCGGGACTTCATCCGCTCCGCCTGGGCCGACCAGATCGACCGCGCGGACCCGCCGCCGCTGGATTCCAAGACGGCGTTGCAGGAATGGGCGCAGGGCCACAAGCGGCCCATCCCCACCTATGAACTGATCGAGCAGAGCGGCCCGGCGCACGAGCCGGTGTTCCGCATCGCGGTCCGGCTGAAGGGCATGGAGCCGGTGACGGCCACCGGCCCGTCCAAGCGGGTCGCCGAACGGAAAGCGGCCAGCGCCTTGCTGCGCCAATTGGGAGTGCAGGTCGATGACTGA